Proteins co-encoded in one Marinobacter gudaonensis genomic window:
- the lptM gene encoding LPS translocon maturation chaperone LptM, whose translation MRMSTLPIALLVLAVLLSGCGQKGPLYRESPGVEAPTRAETVDDRQQDDGANARD comes from the coding sequence ATGCGTATGTCGACTCTGCCGATCGCACTGCTGGTGCTGGCGGTTTTGCTCAGCGGGTGTGGCCAGAAGGGGCCGCTGTACCGGGAATCCCCCGGTGTTGAGGCGCCAACCCGGGCCGAAACCGTTGATGATCGGCAGCAAGACGACGGCGCGAATGCCCGCGATTAG